A stretch of Podospora bellae-mahoneyi strain CBS 112042 chromosome 5, whole genome shotgun sequence DNA encodes these proteins:
- a CDS encoding hypothetical protein (BUSCO:EOG09262WFG; EggNog:ENOG503NUR4; COG:S), whose protein sequence is MWQGAASPIPRCYSIQITSSDSLCYFQSSFETQPRDNMATRDASHAGSWYDDDEKELSSQLDGFLSRVPDQLDDHGLPVPGARVIIAPHAGYSYSGPCAAWAYKALDLRAAKRVFILGPSHTYYLHGCALTTFSKYATPFGDLMVDRNTVNELRETGKFTDIPARRDVDEHSLEMHVPFLWKRLQQTFGDDSTKYPPIVPILVGDGSAEEEKAFGKLLSSYLKDPTTAWIVSSDFCHWGSRFSYRPHFSDGAIRDMDAPRSKGVRHEVLNVTPPDWSKLGISSGEPEIHDVIKVLDQLAMDAVESGEHSEFYKVVQDSHNTVCGRHPIGVIMAALEAVDGKGKFKFVQYQRSNLVKKSFDFSVSYASAYAVV, encoded by the exons ATGTGGCAAGGAGCTGCTTCTCCCATTCCTCGATGCTACTCGATTCAGATAACCAGCTCAGACTCTTTGTGTTATTTTCAAAGTTCCTTTGAAACTCAGCCCCGAGACAACATGGCCACACGGGATGCTAGCCATGCTGGATCCTGGtacgatgatgatgagaaggagttgTCATCGCAGCTCGACGGGTTCCTAAGCCGTGTGCCTGACCAGCTGGATGACCATGGTCTCCCTGTGCCTGGCGCCCGAGTGATCATAGCTCC CCATGCGGGCTATTCATATTCTGGGCCTTGCGCAGCCTGGGCCTACAAGGCTCTCGACCTCAGAGCGGCGAAACGGGTCTTCATTCTCGGACCGTCCCACACATATTATCTTCACGGATGCGCGTTAACCACATTCAGCAAATATGCAACACCCTTTGGGGACCTCATGGTGGATAGGAACACGGTAAACGAGCTGAGGGAAACGGGCAAGTTCACCGATATACCCGCCCGCCGAGACGTCGATGAACATTCTCTGGAAATGCACGTTCCGTTCCTCTGGAAGAGACTTCAGCAGACCTTCGGAGACGACAGCACAAAGTACCCGCCCATAGTTCCGATACTCGTGGGCGATGGATctgccgaagaagaaaaggccTTTGGAAAGTTGCTGTCCTCGTACCTGAAGGACCCCACCACAGCCTGGATCGTCTCGTCCGATTTCTGTCACTGGGGATCCCGATTCAGCTACCGACCTCATTTTTCTGACGGTGCGATTCGTGACATGGACGCGCCACGGTCCAAGGGTGTGCGGCACGAAGTCCTGAACGTCACCCCGCCAGATTGGAGTAAACTCGGCATCAGTTCTGGAGAGCCTGAGATCCACGATGTCATCAAAGTGCTGGACCAGTTGGCCATGGATGCCGTGGAGTCTGGTGAGCATAGTGAATTCTACAAGGTGGTTCAGGATAGCCACAACACTGTCTGCGGCAGGCATCCAATTGGCGTAATCATGGCAGCCTTGGAAGCCGTCGATGGAAAAGGAAAGTTCAAATTTGTGCAGTACCAGAGAAGCAatttggtgaagaagagctTCGACTTCAGCGTCAGCTATGCCTCTGCTTATGCGGTAGTCTGA
- a CDS encoding hypothetical protein (EggNog:ENOG503P7GE): MVIKRKRSDSHLSSFSSALASPPRASSFNFDAISAMDTARRGFFSPRLPTSSHMPGRTRKRFRDNRPPEAIIHQRTLNLLFSAQQQQHTQQQAPSPPQVQVTEPTPTLVPSEVHPDQHQRSLHSFWKLPTRTVASPSSSQASLTSSPSPIAMPNSSTAVASTTCDDCGVGLLESDACGDQDGIMMDIDGGGEMGENTCGACGKTVCFSCSVSNLGEHRRCLACAGRRDWGAANGSGRTQGVGVY; encoded by the exons ATGGTCATCAAGCGCAAACGGTCCGACTCGCACCTGAGCTCCTTTAGCTCAGCCCTTGCATCACCACCTCGGGCGAGCAGCTTCAACTTCGATGCCATCAGTGCGATGGATACGGCTAGGCGCGGCTTCTTTTCGCCCCGTCTCCCCACCTCTTCACACATGCCTGGCCGTACCAGGAAGCGCTTCCGCGATAATAGGCCACCTGAGGCAATCATTCACC AACGTACCCTAAATCTGCTATTCTCtgcacaacagcagcaacatacTCAGCAACAAGCGCCGTCGCCGCCCCAAGTTCAAGTCACTGAACCGACTCCAACCTTAGTTCCCTCAGAGGTGCACCCcgaccaacaccaacgcTCCCTCCACAGCTTCTGGAAGCTCCCCACACGAACTGTGGCTAGCCCGTCGTCGTCTCAGGCGTCTTTGACCTCTTCGCCATCCCCAATTGCGATGCCCAACTCATCCACAGCGGTGGCTTCAACAACATGTGACGACTGTGGCGTGGGGCTGCTGGAATCGGATGCCTGTGGTGATCAGGATGGCATCATGATGGATATAGATGGAGGCGGCGAAATGGGAGAAAACACGTGCGGAGCGTGTGGGAAGACGGTATGCTTCAGCTGCTCGGTCAGCAATCTTGGGGAGCACAGGCGATGTTTGGCTTGCGCTGGGAGACGGGACTGGGGGGCAGCCAACGGGAGCGGGCGGACCCAGGGTGTTGGTGTGTACTGA
- a CDS encoding hypothetical protein (COG:L; EggNog:ENOG503NUPN) codes for MTSGESAQQAKEPCSPELGPFKDQIAQPQDPDSENTNADLASLKYSLLGPSLTKAGQDKVDQSKVAEVIYNSSKGSKFFNREEERDKALTVKIDQILAKKRQLEKLDLSRELRAADALLAQLEASRDLTQHIVHIDCDAFYAAVEQLDRPELADLPFAVGGGVLTTCNYVARRFGCRSGMAGFVAKKLCPQLILLPLNFDKYNAKAAEVREILADYDPRFESASIDEAYLNITQYCIDHGMEAADVVSQMRREIHEKTHITVSAGIAANARLAKICSNMNKPNGQYVLPRDRVVIMEFMRDLSCRQVNGIGRVLERELGAVGISTCGDVYTQRQFIEKLFGEKTYNFLLRCYLGLGRTSIQPAEEYERKSVGTERTFRDMDNPTQLREQLRRIAEELEKDMRRAECKGRTLCIKVKLHTYEVLTRQIAPPKAVYLADDLYDYALPMLVKLEQEVPNMKLRLLGLRCTHLLSTRKPDTMAFFGFRPRRAGSVETGESTSRINPKKAAGTEEVWEEWPSEARNDVLLVERAGSSSGTDSLFWRHGKEVLPNPKKEKQPAEVMQEELWDCPICNRPQTPDERQFNEHIDLCLSRQTIRDAIQQVAASTPPPGKPSIPEAKKSKDKKRGRQSTAADPRQKKLRFT; via the exons ATGACCTCGGGCGAGTCAGCACAACAAGCAAAGGAGCCATGCTCTCCAGAGCTTGGACCATTCAAGGACCAAATAGCACAACCTCAAGATCCAGATAGTGAAAATACCAATGCCGATCTTGCCTCGCTAAAGTACTCGCTTCTTGGTCCGTCCTTGACAAAGGCCGGCCAGGACAAGGTTGATCAGTCCAAG GTCGCCGAAGTTATCTATAATTCTTCCAAAGGTTCCAAGTTCTTCAACCGTGAGGAGGAAAGAGACAAAGCCCTGACTGTCAAGATTGATCAAATCCTCGCCAAAAAGCGACAGTTGGAGAAGCTAGACCTCTCTCGGGAGCTCAGGGCTGCAGATGCGCTGCTTGCACAACTCGAGGCCTCACGTGATCTTACTCAACACATTGTTCATATCGATTGCGATGCCTTCTACGCCGCTGTTGAACAACTGGACCGTCCCGAGCTCGCAGACCTCCCCTTTGCCGTGGGTGGGGGCGTTCTGACAACCTGTAACTATGTAGCTCGGAGATTTGGATGTCGAAGCGGCATGGCCGGCTTCGTGGCAAAAAAGCTCTGCCCCCAGCTCATTTTGCTTCCACTCAATTTCGACAAGTATAACGCAAAGGCTGCCGAGGTGCGAGAGATCCTAGCAGACTACGACCCCCGGTTCGAAAGTGCCAGTATTGACGAGGCCTatctcaacatcacccagTACTGCATCGACCACGGCATGGAAGCTGCCGATGTGGTGTCCCAAATGAGAAGGGAGATACATGAAAAGACACACATCACCGTGTCCGCAGGGATTGCAGCCAATGCACGTCTGGCGAAAATCTGCTCCAACATGAATAAGCCTAACGGACAATACGTTCTTCCTCGTGACCGGGTCGTCATCATGGAGTTCATGCGGGACCTCTCGTGCCGGCAAGTCAACGGTATCGGACGAGTTCTAGAGCGGGAGCTTGGTGCCGTTGGCATAAGCACCTGCGGTGACGTTTATACGCAACGACAGTTCATCGAGAAACTTTTCGGTGAGAAGACCTACAACTTCCTTTTGCGGTGCTATCTTGGCCTTGGACGCACGAGCATACAACCTGCCGAAGAGTATGAGCGCAAGAGTGTTGGAACAGAGCGCACGTTTCGTGACATGGATAATCCGACCCAGTTACGTGAGCAGCTCAGACGAATAGCAGAAGAGTTGGAAAAGGATATGCGGCGGGCTGAATGCAAAGGTCGGACTCTCTGCATCAAGGTCAAGCTACATACGTATGAGGTGCTCACACGTCAAATAGCTCCGCCAAAGGCGGTCTATCTCGCCGATGACTTGTACGACTACGCACTGCCAATGCTGGTGAAGCTTGAACAAGAGGTCCCTAATATGAAGTTACGCCTCCTGGGCCTCCGATGTACTCATCTACTCAGCACAAGAAAGCCAGATACAATGGCCTTTTTTGGGTTCAGACCGAGGAGGGCGGGCTCTGTAGAGACTGGGGAATCTACCAGCCGCATAAATCCAAAAAAAGCCGCTGGCACTGAAGAAGTGTGGGAGGAGTGGCCCTCTGAAGCACGCAACGATGTCCTCCTGGTTGAGCGCGCAGGGAGCAGCTCAGGGACCGACAGTCTATTCTGGAGACATGGCAAAGAAGTTCTCCCCAACCCGAAGAAGGAAAAACAGCCTGCTGAGGTGATGCAGGAGGAGCTTTGGGACTGCCCAATATGCAACCGACCACAAACGCCTGACGAAAGACAGTTCAATGAGCACATTGATCTATGTCTCTCGAGGCAAACTATTCGAGACGCCATTCAGCAGGTGGCtgcttcaacccctccacccggCAAGCCCAGTATTCCTGAAGCAAAGAAGAGCAAAGAtaagaagagaggaaggcagtcaacagcagccgATCCTCGACAGAAGAAGCTCCGGTTTACATGA